Genomic segment of Actinomycetota bacterium:
GCGCCGGGTACCAAGGGTACCGGCCGGTCCCCGCGTACGCTCTGGTTCGATGAAACCGGTAATCGGCATATCCGCCTTCCCCCGGGTGGTGGAGACGGTCACGGGGGCGACCCTGCTGCACACCGCCTCGCGCCACTACGTCGAGTGCGTGGTGCGGGCCGGCGGGTTGCCGGTGGTGCTGCCCGTCGTCGACCCCGACGACGTGGCCGGCACCCTGGCCGTCGTACACGGGCTGCTGGTCACGGGCGGGGGCGACGTGGCGCCGTCGCGCTACAAGGCCCAGCCCACGGCCGACACCCGGGGCGTCGACCCGGCTCGGGACGCCTTCGACTTCGCCCTGCTCCACGAGGCCATCCGCACCGAGGTGCCGGTGCTGGCCACCTGCCGGGGCATGCAGGTGCTCAACGTGGCCCTGGGCGGTTCGCTGGTCCAGCACGTGCCGACGGCCACCGGTCACAACCACGACCACATCCACGACTGGCACCAGGGTTCGCACCCGGTGAAGATCGAGCCCGACAGCCACCTGGCCGAGGCCCTGGGCAGCACCGAGCTGGTGGTCAACTCGCTCCACCATCAGGCCGTGCTCGAACCAGCACCCGGCACCCGGGCGGTGGCGTGGGCCGAGGACGGCACGGTCGAGGCCGTCGAGTTGCCGGGCAGCCCCCACGTGGTGGCCGTGCAGTGGCACCCCGAGCTACTGGAGGACTACCCCGAGCAGCAGGGCCTGTTCCGCCAGCTCGTGGAGCAGGCGGCCGAGGTGGCCAAGGCCCGCCGCCCCCCGGCCGGGGGCTGAATGGTCGTACTCGGCCCCTGGCCCCTCTCGGTCCCCGAGGTGGTGGCGGTGGCCCGGGACCACGAGCCCGTCGAGGTATCACCCGAGGTGGAGCCGGCCATGGCGGGCGCGGGCCAGGCAGTGTCCGAGGCCGTGGCCGGGGGCCGCACCTTCTACGGCGTCACCACCGGGTTCGGGGCCTTGGCGGCCACCAGGGTGGCGCCCGAGCAGGCCGCCCGGGTGCAGTACGCCCTCGTCCAGAGCCACGCCGCCGGCATGGGCCGCGACATCGACGGCGAGGTGGTGCGGGCCATGCAGCTCCTGAAGGCCCGCACGCTGGCTGCCGGCCGCTCGGGCGTGCGCCCCGCGCTGGTACAGGCCATCGCCGACCTGCTCAACGCGGGAGTCACGCCCGCCGTGCCCGAGATGGGGTCGCTGGGCGCCTCGGGAGATCTCGCCCCCCTGGCCCACGCCGCCCTCGTGCTCATGGGCAGCGGCTGGGTAACCGACGGCCGGGGCGGGCGGGCCGACGCCGGTCCCGCCTTGGCGGCCGCCGGCCTGGCCCCGGTCACCCTCGGCCCCAAGGAGGGCTTGGCCCTCATCAACGGGACCGAAGGCATGCTGGCCCACCTGTGCCTGGCCCTGGCCGACCTCGACGTGCTGCTGCCCACGCTGGACGTCACGTGCGCGCTGAGCGTGGAGGCCCTGCGGGCGACCGACGCCCCGTTCGCCGAGAAGGCCCACGAACTGCGGCCGCATCCCGGCCAGCGGGCCAGTGCCGCCAACCTGCGGGCCCTGCTGGCGGGCTCGCCGGTGGTGGCCTCCCACCGCAACCTCGACCACGCCGTCCAGGACGCCTACTCGTTGCGCTGTGCCCCCCAGGTACACGGGGCCTGCCGCGACGTCGTGGCCTGGGCCCGTTCGGTCGTCGACGTCGAGCTGGGTTCGGTCACCGACAACCCGGTGGTCCTCGACGACGGCACGGTGATGTCCACCGGCAACTTCCACGGCCAGCCCCTGGCCTTCGCCGCCGACTTCTTGGCCATCGCCCTGGCCGACGTGGCCTCGATCGCGGAGCGGCGTGTCGACCGACTAATGGACCCGGCCCGCTCCGACGGGCTGCCCCCGTTCCTGGCCCCCGAGGCGGGCGTGAACTCGGGTTTCATGCTGGCCCACTACACGGCCGCCGCCCTCGTCAACCGCCTCCGGGGCCATGCCTCCCCGTCGTCGTGCGACTCGGTGCCCACCAGCGCCGGCCAGGAAGACCACGTGTCGATGGGCTGGAACGGCTGCCTGTCGCTGCGGTTGGCCGTGGCCGATGCCATGCGGGTGGCGGCCGTCGAGCTGGTGTGCGCGGCCGAGGCGGTCGAGTTGCGGGGCATCCCCCCGGCCCGGGCCACCGGGGCCGCCCTGGCCGCCCTACGCCGGCGGGTGCCCCGGATGGACGCCGACCGCTTCCTGGCCCCCGACCTGGCCGCCGCCGAGGACCTGGTCCGCAGCGGGGCTCTGCTGCGGGCCGTGCCCGTGGACCTGCGGTGAGCCGGCCGCCGGTGCGCGCCCCCCGGGGGCCGGCGCGCACGTGCCGGGGCTGGGCCCAGGAGGGGGCGCTGCGCTGCCTGATGAACAACCTCGACCCCGAGGTGGCCGAGCGCCCCGAGGATCTGGTGGTCTACGGGGGCCGGGGCAAGGCGGCCCGCAACTGGGCGGCCTACGACGCCATCGTGGCCGAGCTCACCGTGTTGGGCGACGACGAGACCCTGCTCGTGCAGTCGGGCAAGCCGGTGGGCGTGTTCCGCACCCACGAAATGGCGCCCCGGGTGCTGATGGCCAACTCGTTGCTGGTGCCCGACTGGGCCACCTGGGACGAGTTCTGGCGCCTGGAGGCGATGGGCCTGACGGCCTACGGCCAGATGACGGCCGGCTCGTGGATCTACATCGGCACCCAGGGAATCCTCCAGGGCACGTTCCAGACGTTCGCGGCCGTGGCCGAGCGCCACTTCGGTGGCACCCTGGCCGGCCGGGTCGTGCTGACCGCCGGCCTGGGTGGCATGGGCGGGGCCCAGCCCCTGGCCGTGACCATGAACGGGGGCGTGGCCCTGTGCGTCGAGGTCGACCCCGCTCGGGTCACCCGGCGGCTGTCGGAGGGTTACCTCGACGCCCGTGCCGGCTCGCTGGACGAGGCCGTGGGCCTGTGCCTGGAGGCGGCCGCCGCCCGCCGGGCTCTGTCGGTAGGGGTGGTGGCCAACGCGGCCGAGGCCCTGCCCCGCCTGCTGCACCAGGGCTTCGCGGCCGACGTCGTCACCGACCAGACGTCGGCCCACGACCCGCTCCACGGCTACGTGCCCGACGGGATCGACCTGGAGGCGGCCGCCGCCCTGCGGGCCTCCGACCCGGCCGCCTACGTGGGCCGTGCCCGTGACGCCATGGCCCGCCACTGCCAGGCCATGGTGGGCTTCCTGGGGGCCGGCTCGGTGGTGTTCGACTACGGCAACAACCTGAGGGCCGAGGCTCGGTCCGGCGGGTTCGCCGACGCCTTCGCCTACCCGGGTTTCGTCCCCGCCTACCTGCGCCCGCTGTTCTGCGAGGGTAAGGGGCCGTTCCGCTGGGTGGCCCTGTCGGGCGACCCGGCCGACATCGCGGCCACCGACCGGGCAGTGGCGGCCGCCTTCGGGGACGACGACCTGCTCCAGCGGTGGTTGGCCCTGGCCCCCGGACGGGTGCGGTTCCAGGGCCTGCCGGCCCGGATCTGCTGGCTGGGCCTGGGCGAGCGCGACCGGGCGGCCGGCCTGTTCAACGACCTCGTGCGCCGGGGCGAGGTGAGCGCGCCCATCGTCATCGGCCGTGACCACCTCGACGGCGGGTCGGTGGCCTCGCCCTACCGGGAGACCGAGGGCATGGCCGACGGGTCGGACGCCATCGCCGACTGGCCGATCCTCAACGCCCTGCTCAACACCGCCTCAGGGGCGTCGTGGGTGGCCGTCCACCACGGCGGGGGGGTGGGCATGGGCAAGTCTGTGCACGCCGGGGCCCAGCTAGTGGTGGACGGCACCGACGGGGCCGCCCGCCGGGCCGAGCTCATGCTGTGGAACGACCCGGCCACCGCGGTCATGCGCCACGCCGACGCCGGTTACCCCCGGGCCCGGGAGGTGGCCGCCGAGCGGGGGGTGAGGCTGCCCGGCCGTGAGTGAGCTGATCGTGCGCCGGGCGGCCCGGGTGTTCGGCTACGACACCTCCGGACCGCTGGCCGTACGGGTGCGGGGCGGGCGGGTCGCCGAGGTGGTGCCCGACGGGTCGCTGCGGCCTGGGCATGAGGTGCCCGAGGTGGACGCCGCCGGCCGGGCCGTGGTCCCGGGCTTCGTGGACGCCCATACCCACCTGGTCTTCGCCGGCGACCGGGCCGAGGAGTTCGAGGCCCGGCTGGCGGGCCGGCCCTACGAAGCGGGCGGCATCATGAGGACGGCCGGTGACACCCGGGCGGCCACCTTCGAGGAACTGGTGGAGGCGACCGTGGGCCGGGTGTCGGACGCACTGGCCACGGGCACCACGACGCTGGAGGTCAAGTCGGGCTACGGGCTCGACACCGCCCACGAACGCCGCCTGCTGGAGGTCGTGGCCGAGGCCGCCACCCGCACGCCCGCCGAACTGGTCCCCACCTTCCTGGGGGCACACCTGGCGCCTACCCCCGACTACGTCGACCTGGTGGTGGGGGAGATGCTGGCCGCGTGCGCCCCCCTGGCCGTCCACTGCGACGCCTTCTGCGACCAGGAGGCGCTGACAGTCGAGCAGGCCCGCCGGGTGCTCACCGCGGGCCGGGCTGCAGGCCTCACGCCCCGCATCCACGCCGAGGAACTGGCCCACACCGGCGGGGCGCGGCTGGCGGCCGAACTGGGCTGCCTGTCGGCCGACCACCTCGTGCACGCCGACGCGGACGACGCCGCCGCCCTGGCCAGGGCCGGGGTGGTGGCCGTGCTGCTGCCGGCCACGTCGTTCGGCCTGCGCTCGGCCTACGCCCCGGCCCGCCTGCTGGTGGACGCCGGGGTCACCGTCGCCCTGGCCACCGACTGCAACCCGGGGACGAGCTACACCACGTCGATGCCCTTCGTCATCGCCCTGGCCTGCTCGGCCTACGGGCTGACCGTTGAAGAGGCCGTACGGGCCGCGACCCTGGGCGGGGCACGCGCTCTGGGTCGCGACGACATCGGGCACCTGGAGCCGGGCGCGGTCGCCGACCTGGTCGTGCTCGGCACCGACCGCTGGGTCGACCTGGCCTACCGGCCGGGCGCCGACCTGGTCCACGCCGTGGTCAAGGCCGGCGTCGTCGTCAAGGCGGGCGCCGCCGCCGGGGGCCCTGGGCGGGGGCGGGGACATGCGGGGTGAGCAGGTGAGGTGGAAGCCCCGGGCACTTGCGAGATGCCGCGACGGCCTTGGCGGCCCAGCCTTGGAGGGCACCGGGCAGGGGCCGGGGGTCGGTCTGGGCGCGGCCGGGTGAGCCGGTGATGCCGGGCGACGGGTGGCCCCGGGCCAGCCACTGGCTGGCGGGCGGCGACGGTGGCGACCCGTCGGCGCTGGTGGTGGCGGGCGTGCCCCTGACCGAGCACGCGGTCACCCCGTCGCACTACGAACTGGCGCCCATGGCGGTCCGGGCCCGCCTGGCCCGGCTGTCGACGTGGCACAGCGGGCGGCAGGTGTCCCTCGACGGGTTGCCCGTGCGCGACCTGGGCGACAGCCTGCGCCCACCGCCCCTGCACGCCCCGTTGACGGTCCTGCTGGGAGGTCACAACGGCGTGACCTACGAGGCCCTGGCCGGGGCCGGCGACCTCTCGCGGTGGGGCCTTCTGACCCTCGACGCCCACCACGACGTCCGCCCCTACGAACCGGGCCGGGTGGGCAACGGTTCGCCGGTGCGCGCCCTGGTCGACGCCGGCCTGCGGGGGGCCAACGTCGTCCAGGTCGGCGTGCACGGCTTCTCCAACTCCCGGGCGCACTACCGGTGGTGCGCCGAGCAGGGGATCACCGTCCACGGCCCCGACCGGGTGGGTGCCGTGGCCGTCCTGCTCGACGACCTGGCGTCGCGCTGCTCGGCCGTCTACGTCGACATCGACCTCGACGTGCTCGACCGGGCCTTCGCCCCGGGGTGCCCGGGCTCGCGCCCCGGTGGCACCAAGCCCGCCGACCTGTTCGCGGCCGCCTTCGCGGCTGGTGCCCACCCGGCGGTGCGGGCCATCGACGTAGTCGAGGTCGACCCCACGGCCGACGTGGCTTCGGTCACCGTCGACGCCGCCGCCCTGGTGCTGCTCAACGCGGCCGCGGGCTACGCGTCGCGCCCCTAACGCGAAAGAGCCGCCGGCAGGCCGGCGGCTCCGTCGAAAAGGTCAGGCCTCAGATGGGCCGGACGTTCTGCGCTTCCTCGCCCTTGCGGCCCGGCGCGACGTCGAACTCCACGCGCTGGCCCTCGTCGAGGGACCGGTAACCCTGGCCCTGGATGTTGGAGTAGTGGACGAAGACGTCCTCGCCCTGCTCACGGGAGATGAAGCCGTAACCCTTTTCGGCGTTGAAGAACTTGACGGTACCTGTTGCCAACGGAATCTCTTCTCTTTGATCGGGCACCTCCGCGTGAGGCGCCAGCCCTAAGCCTAGGCCCTCAGGGGCACGGCTGCTGCCCCGGGCGCACGGCGGCGCCGCCGGGGGGTGTCGGGGCGCTCAAGGATGGTGGGGGAGGGGCCGATCATCCTGTCATGGCACGACAACCGAAGGGCCGGTCCACGGTCTTGCTGGCCGACGACTGGTCGACGGTGTGGCGCTGCCAGTGCGGTTACGAGAACGCCGGCCGGGAGCGCTGCCTGATGTGTGGCTCACGCGCCCCGGCCGAGGCCCAGGAGACGCCCGGGTTGCACGCTGAGGCCGAAGTGCTGCCCCAGAAGGCCCCGAGGCTGGCGGCCGACGCCGGCCGGCGGGCACTTCGCCTGGTGGGGGGCACGATCGTGCTCAACATCGTCATGCAGGTCTTCGTGGCCGGGTTCCTCATCGCCTCGGGGGTGAGCGGGGCCACCGCCCTCAAGATCTCCCTTTACTCGGGCATCGTCTACTTCGCCTTCGTGGCGCTGTGGGCCATGGGGCGGTCGGCCGAGCTGGGCGTCAAGCCCGTCGTCGGACGCAACAAGGCTCTGGTCGGCGCAGCCGAGGGGTTCATCGTGGGCGGGGCCACGGCCCTGCTCCTGGTGGCCGTCGTACGGGTGGTGGCCGGACGGCCCCTGCTCGACCCCACCACCACCTACCTGGCGGCCGAGGGGTCGATCGTGGCCCTGCTCATCGGCATCGTGGCCATCGTGGTGGCCGCGCCGGTCGTCGAGGAACTGGTCTTTCGCGGCTTTCTGGCCGAGGTCTTCGTGCAGCGCTGGGGCCGCAAGCTGGCGGTGGTCGTCAGCGCCGTGGCTTTCAGCCTGGCCCACCTGAGGCTGGGCCAGTTCTGGTACTACGCCCTCATGGGCGTGGGGTTCGCCCTCGTCTACTTCCGGCGGGGGCTGATCGGTTCGATCGCGGCCCACGCCACGTTCAACGGGCTGCTGGTGGTGCTGGCCGTGGCGGCCATGCACGGTCCGCCCCTCGACGTGCGGGCCGGCACCTCGACGGTCGCCATCCCGCCCACCTACCGGGTGGCCGTCGACGACTTCTACCAGGACCTCTACGCCGTCGGGCCTCTGGGCGCGACCGTGGGCTTCGTCCACCAGGACGTCCCCGGCCTGCCCCCGGCCGACGAGCTGTCCCAGGCGCTGGTGTCGGGCGGGCTGCCTTTGCCCGAGGGAGTGGTGGTCGACAGCGTGGCCGTCAACATGGTCGACCTGCCGGCCGGACGGGCCGTGTCCATGGTCGCCCAGGTCGGTGACCGCCAGGGCCGGGTCGTGCTGCTGCCCGTGGGCGACCGCCTGTGGATGGCGTTCTACGAGTCGGACGGGACCAGCCGGTCCTCGTTCGAGTTCGACGACATGCTGCGTAGCTGGCGGCTCGCCCCGGTCCTGCCCGGGACCTGACCGGGTGGGGTGCCCACCTACCCTGGCTGGCCATGCGGGAGATGAGGGTGCGCTACGACTGGTGGGGGGGCGAGCCCAGCGAGCCGGTGAGCCTGGCCGAGGCGGCGGCCGCGGCGGCCAGCGCCGTGCGCCTGGCGTGGGCCGCCCGGCCCGGGGCGGTGGCCGGCATCGTGGTTGCCAACGGGGCCACCGAGGCGGCCGAGGTCGTCCAGCTCCTGTGGGGGGGCGGCCTGGTGGGAGCGGCCGCCTCGGGCGCCACCTTCAGGTCCCAGTTGCCGCGGCTGGCGGCCATGGGTGCCCTCAAGGTGGTGGCCATCGCCGGCCGGGACGTGAGCCAGGCCCTGGAATCGCGGTTGTCGCGCGACCTGAGCCGCCAGGCCGAGGCCCGGGTGCTCGACGCCCTGGCCGCCCTCGAGCTGGCCGACGTCGAGGCCCCCGACTTCCAGGACCGCCTCCAGCAGGCCCTCATGGCCACCGGCCGCCACCGGCCGATCGCCATGTCGGTGTTCGCCCTGTCGGGCCTGGGGGCCAGGATGGCCGCTGCCGTGGCGGCCATGTCGGCCCACGACCGCTCCCTGGTGCCCCTGGCCGCGCTGGGCGCCGTCCCCCAGTTCGTCCTGGGCCGAAAGCTGGAGGACCCGGGGCGGGCCATGGGGCGCCGGGGCCGGGAGGGGCGTGAGGCCATGTACCTGAGGTCGTTCCTCACCGGCCCGGGAGCGGCCCACGAGGTGCGGGCCTTCGCCAGCGAGCCGTGGATCAGGGCCCGGCTCGACGAGCTCCTTGACCGCAGCGACGAAGCCCAGGC
This window contains:
- the hutU gene encoding urocanate hydratase, which encodes MSRPPVRAPRGPARTCRGWAQEGALRCLMNNLDPEVAERPEDLVVYGGRGKAARNWAAYDAIVAELTVLGDDETLLVQSGKPVGVFRTHEMAPRVLMANSLLVPDWATWDEFWRLEAMGLTAYGQMTAGSWIYIGTQGILQGTFQTFAAVAERHFGGTLAGRVVLTAGLGGMGGAQPLAVTMNGGVALCVEVDPARVTRRLSEGYLDARAGSLDEAVGLCLEAAAARRALSVGVVANAAEALPRLLHQGFAADVVTDQTSAHDPLHGYVPDGIDLEAAAALRASDPAAYVGRARDAMARHCQAMVGFLGAGSVVFDYGNNLRAEARSGGFADAFAYPGFVPAYLRPLFCEGKGPFRWVALSGDPADIAATDRAVAAAFGDDDLLQRWLALAPGRVRFQGLPARICWLGLGERDRAAGLFNDLVRRGEVSAPIVIGRDHLDGGSVASPYRETEGMADGSDAIADWPILNALLNTASGASWVAVHHGGGVGMGKSVHAGAQLVVDGTDGAARRAELMLWNDPATAVMRHADAGYPRAREVAAERGVRLPGRE
- a CDS encoding gamma-glutamyl-gamma-aminobutyrate hydrolase family protein → MKPVIGISAFPRVVETVTGATLLHTASRHYVECVVRAGGLPVVLPVVDPDDVAGTLAVVHGLLVTGGGDVAPSRYKAQPTADTRGVDPARDAFDFALLHEAIRTEVPVLATCRGMQVLNVALGGSLVQHVPTATGHNHDHIHDWHQGSHPVKIEPDSHLAEALGSTELVVNSLHHQAVLEPAPGTRAVAWAEDGTVEAVELPGSPHVVAVQWHPELLEDYPEQQGLFRQLVEQAAEVAKARRPPAGG
- a CDS encoding type II CAAX endopeptidase family protein, giving the protein MARQPKGRSTVLLADDWSTVWRCQCGYENAGRERCLMCGSRAPAEAQETPGLHAEAEVLPQKAPRLAADAGRRALRLVGGTIVLNIVMQVFVAGFLIASGVSGATALKISLYSGIVYFAFVALWAMGRSAELGVKPVVGRNKALVGAAEGFIVGGATALLLVAVVRVVAGRPLLDPTTTYLAAEGSIVALLIGIVAIVVAAPVVEELVFRGFLAEVFVQRWGRKLAVVVSAVAFSLAHLRLGQFWYYALMGVGFALVYFRRGLIGSIAAHATFNGLLVVLAVAAMHGPPLDVRAGTSTVAIPPTYRVAVDDFYQDLYAVGPLGATVGFVHQDVPGLPPADELSQALVSGGLPLPEGVVVDSVAVNMVDLPAGRAVSMVAQVGDRQGRVVLLPVGDRLWMAFYESDGTSRSSFEFDDMLRSWRLAPVLPGT
- the hutI gene encoding imidazolonepropionase, whose amino-acid sequence is MSELIVRRAARVFGYDTSGPLAVRVRGGRVAEVVPDGSLRPGHEVPEVDAAGRAVVPGFVDAHTHLVFAGDRAEEFEARLAGRPYEAGGIMRTAGDTRAATFEELVEATVGRVSDALATGTTTLEVKSGYGLDTAHERRLLEVVAEAATRTPAELVPTFLGAHLAPTPDYVDLVVGEMLAACAPLAVHCDAFCDQEALTVEQARRVLTAGRAAGLTPRIHAEELAHTGGARLAAELGCLSADHLVHADADDAAALARAGVVAVLLPATSFGLRSAYAPARLLVDAGVTVALATDCNPGTSYTTSMPFVIALACSAYGLTVEEAVRAATLGGARALGRDDIGHLEPGAVADLVVLGTDRWVDLAYRPGADLVHAVVKAGVVVKAGAAAGGPGRGRGHAG
- a CDS encoding arginase family protein; protein product: MPGDGWPRASHWLAGGDGGDPSALVVAGVPLTEHAVTPSHYELAPMAVRARLARLSTWHSGRQVSLDGLPVRDLGDSLRPPPLHAPLTVLLGGHNGVTYEALAGAGDLSRWGLLTLDAHHDVRPYEPGRVGNGSPVRALVDAGLRGANVVQVGVHGFSNSRAHYRWCAEQGITVHGPDRVGAVAVLLDDLASRCSAVYVDIDLDVLDRAFAPGCPGSRPGGTKPADLFAAAFAAGAHPAVRAIDVVEVDPTADVASVTVDAAALVLLNAAAGYASRP
- a CDS encoding cold shock domain-containing protein; amino-acid sequence: MATGTVKFFNAEKGYGFISREQGEDVFVHYSNIQGQGYRSLDEGQRVEFDVAPGRKGEEAQNVRPI
- the hutH gene encoding histidine ammonia-lyase — protein: MVVLGPWPLSVPEVVAVARDHEPVEVSPEVEPAMAGAGQAVSEAVAGGRTFYGVTTGFGALAATRVAPEQAARVQYALVQSHAAGMGRDIDGEVVRAMQLLKARTLAAGRSGVRPALVQAIADLLNAGVTPAVPEMGSLGASGDLAPLAHAALVLMGSGWVTDGRGGRADAGPALAAAGLAPVTLGPKEGLALINGTEGMLAHLCLALADLDVLLPTLDVTCALSVEALRATDAPFAEKAHELRPHPGQRASAANLRALLAGSPVVASHRNLDHAVQDAYSLRCAPQVHGACRDVVAWARSVVDVELGSVTDNPVVLDDGTVMSTGNFHGQPLAFAADFLAIALADVASIAERRVDRLMDPARSDGLPPFLAPEAGVNSGFMLAHYTAAALVNRLRGHASPSSCDSVPTSAGQEDHVSMGWNGCLSLRLAVADAMRVAAVELVCAAEAVELRGIPPARATGAALAALRRRVPRMDADRFLAPDLAAAEDLVRSGALLRAVPVDLR